One Plasmodium berghei ANKA genome assembly, chromosome: 13 genomic region harbors:
- a CDS encoding DNA-(apurinic or apyrimidinic site) lyase 1, putative, whose translation MPRHCCCFVFHFLLYMLLINIVKNNIITAFSHRHQALRERKNIFSNSPINYIYYLGANKHIYSKFSSVCEQKKLAHKKIAIKKWGIERNEKKKFTISLNNYNKIQQSKFMSKMVKENKASTKNENKCSINNTQDIRNFMNLKKEEKDEECDEKTKQDNNKENIKNETIVQKKKIDKNNKTKEKIKTKSETNKNTNITYPSIPKSIEKRWADYKKIIEYAKSTNVYLGAHISASGGVQNAPINSFNVSGLAFALFLKNQRKWESPPLTEENIKQFNENCKKYNFDKNLILPHGSYLINLANPDKEKREKSYLSFVDDIKRCEQLNIKLYNFHPGSTVGMCSTEQGIKNISDCINRAHKETSNVIIVLENSAGQKNSIGSKFEHLRDIISQIDDKERIGVCLDTCHTFAAGYDIKSYEKFEEVMNNFHNIVDSKYLKAVHLNDSKSDLGSGLDRHENIGKGKLTLDTFKYIMTSKYFKNIPIVLETPDITNDESVYKYEIEYLYKMCAKEQ comes from the coding sequence atgccCCGTCATTGTTGCTGCTTTGTTTTTCACTTTTTGTTGTATATGTTACTAATTAATATcgttaaaaataatataattacaGCCTTTTCACACAGGCATCAAGCATTAagagaaagaaaaaacatCTTTTCAAACAGCCccataaattatatatattatttaggagcaaataaacatatttattccAAATTTTCATCAGTTTGTGAACAGAAAAAGCTAgcacataaaaaaatagctatAAAAAAGTGGGGGATAGAAAggaatgaaaaaaaaaaatttacaataagtctaaacaattataataaaatacagCAAAGTAAATTTATGAGCAAAATggtaaaagaaaataaagcCAGTACAAAAAACGAAAACAAATGTTCAATAAATAATACCCAAGATATCagaaattttatgaatctCAAAAAGGAGGAAAAGGATGAAGAATGTGACGAAAAAACAAAGCaggataataataaagaaaatataaaaaacgaaacaattgttcagaaaaaaaaaatcgataaaaataataagacaaaggaaaaaataaaaacgaaATCAGAAACGAATAAAAACACTAATATAACATATCCTAGTATACCCAAAAGTATTGAAAAGAGATGGGCagattataaaaaaattatagaatATGCAAAAAGTACAAACGTTTATTTGGGAGCACATATATCCGCTTCAGGGGGAGTACAAAATGCCCCAATAAACTCATTTAATGTATCAGGATTGGCATTTgcattatttttgaaaaaccAAAGAAAATGGGAAAGTCCACCATTAactgaagaaaatataaaacagtTTAAcgaaaattgtaaaaaatataattttgataaaaatttaattttaccACATGGGTCGTATCTTATAAACCTAGCAAATCctgataaagaaaaaagagaaaaatcatatttatcatttgtagatgatataaaaagatgtgaacaattaaatattaaattatataattttcatccAGGTTCAACTGTTGGAATGTGCTCAACAGAACaaggaataaaaaatatttctgaTTGTATAAATAGAGCCCATAAAGAAACATCAAATGTTATTATAGTTTTAGAAAATTCCGCAGGccaaaaaaattcaattgGTTCAAAATTTGAGCATTTACGTGATATAATATCTCAAATTGATGATAAAGAAAGAATAGGTGTTTGTTTAGATACATGCCATACATTTGCAGCAGGGTATGATATAAAAtcatatgaaaaatttgaagaagttatgaataattttcataatattgtagattctaaatatttaaaagcTGTACATTTAAATGATTCAAAATCGGATTTAGGAAGTGGATTGGATAGACATGAAAATATTGGAAAAGGAAAGTTAACATTAGatacatttaaatatattatgacaTCAAAGTATTTCAAAAACATTCCAATTGTTTTAGAAACACCTGATATAACAAACGATGAATCTGTATACAAGTATGAAATTGAATATTTGTACAAGATGTGTGCAAAGGAGCAATAG
- a CDS encoding SAM-dependent RNA methyltransferase, putative: MGVKFIVEHMDDLEEWCILEYMHICEIVKDENIIFTKFKGNFKDISKSHEPKCYEKSIGDLKNEFAWNKICLLDMKAKDVLTCKDKNEIDFLLFGGILGNVPSNDRTSELRKFEFPIARNLGSVQMTTNTAVLVCHIILNDQVELENIPFVDNPDIILKNNKESMMLPFRFVSKYYYTKCESDKNVPILPKNFKDYLIKLGDQQYNDLDSFF; this comes from the coding sequence atgggGGTAAAATTCATTGTAGAGCATATGGATGATCTTGAAGAATGGTGCATACTtgaatatatgcatatttgtGAAATTgtaaaagatgaaaatataatatttacaaaatttaaagGTAATTTTAAAGATATATCAAAATCACATGAGCCAAAATGTTATGAAAAATCTATAggtgatttaaaaaatgaatttgcatggaataaaatatgcttGTTAGATATGAAAGCAAAAGATGTATTAACATGcaaagataaaaatgaaatcgactttttattatttggtGGTATATTGGGAAATGTACCATCAAATGATAGAACATCAGAATTAAGAAAATTCGAATTTCCTATAGCAAGAAATCTAGGAAGTGTGCAAATGACTACAAATACTGCAGTGTTAGTTTgccatattattttaaatgacCAAGTAgaattagaaaatattCCTTTTGTTGATAATCCTGATATTatacttaaaaataataaagaatcAATGATGTTGCCATTTCGTTTTGTTTccaaatattattatacaaaatgTGAAAGCGATAAAAATGTTCCAATTCTAccaaaaaattttaaagactatttaataaaattaggTGATCAGCAATATAATGATCTtgattcttttttttaa
- a CDS encoding trafficking protein particle complex subunit 2, putative, whose amino-acid sequence MNSNQVFVLTIIGKGDIPIYEADLSINGKKDISEHLSQFIIHQSLDSVDELVWRNNNMFLKTVDSFNNYSVSAYCTPGHIKLLLLYKNKNELNNSINANIHVPSDDNIKSFFELVHENYIKVLLNPLYEPNGIITSSLFDQNVHLAAKNFLHQ is encoded by the coding sequence ATGAATTCAAATCAAGTATTTGTATTGACAATAATAGGAAAAGGAGATATACCAATATATGAAGCAGATTTATCtataaatggaaaaaaagatatatcaGAACATTTATCtcaatttattattcatcAATCATTAGATTCAGTAGATGAATTAGTTTggagaaataataatatgtttttaaaaaccGTAGATTCTTTTAACAATTATAGTGTATCTGCTTATTGCACACCTGggcatataaaattattattattatataaaaataaaaatgaattaaataattctatAAATGCAAATATACATGTACCTTctgatgataatattaaatcattttttgaaCTTGTtcatgaaaattatataaaagttTTATTAAATCCATTATATGAACCAAATGGAATTATAACAAGTTCATTGTTTGATCAAAACGTTCATTTAGCAgctaaaaattttttacacCAATAA
- a CDS encoding eukaryotic translation initiation factor 6, putative — protein MAIRVQFENSNEVGVFSRLTNSYGLIALGGSENFSSVFEAELSQHIPIVYATIGGTRVIGRVCVGNRKGLLVSSICTDQELLHLRNSLPDNVKIKRIEERLSALGNCITCNDYVGLIHTDIDRETEEIVQDVLDIEVFRTSIAGNLLVGTYSYFTNNGGLLHAMTTSQEIEELSELLQIPLITGTVNRGSDLIGSGLVANDWSAFCGMDTTAIELNIIEKIFKLNNIEDTNIEDTFKYKSSIVQTMI, from the coding sequence ATGGCAATTAGAGTTCAATTTGAAAATTCAAATGAAGTTGGCGTTTTTTCACGACTAACTAATTCGTATGGTCTTATTGCTTTGGGGGGGTCGGAAAATTTTTCTAGTGTTTTTGAAGCAGAATTATCACAACATATTCCAATAGTTTATGCAACAATTGGGGGTACAAGGGTTATAGGCCGAGTATGTGTAGGTAATAGAAAAGGACTATTAGTTTCAAGTATATGCACAGATCAGGaattattacatttaaGAAATTCTTTACCTGATAATGTTAAGATAAAAAGAATAGAAGAAAGATTATCAGCTTTAGGAAATTGCATAACATGTAATGATTATGTTGGTTTAATACATACAGATATTGACAGAGAAACTGAAGAAATAGTACAAGATGTATTAGATATAGAAGTGTTTAGAACATCTATAGCAGGAAATTTATTAGTAGGtacatattcatattttacaaataatgGTGGTTTATTACATGCTATGACAACATCTCAAGAAATTGAAGAATTGTCAGAACTTTTGCAAATACCCTTAATTACTGGAACAGTAAATAGAGGTAGCGATCTTATAGGATCAGGACTAGTAGCTAATGATTGGTCTGCATTTTGTGGTATGGATACTACAGCTATTGAATTGAatattatagaaaaaatttttaaacttaataatatagaagATACAAATATAGAAGATAcctttaaatataaatcatcAATTGTTCAGACAATGATATAG
- a CDS encoding ATP-dependent RNA helicase DBP8, putative — protein MEIGCHQIQKMKLPLGFRKRYRRYYIIKYLNKKFLENKKRNEKENEIESDEASNCSSDTNGPESFEELGVDDWLIKISKSVQIIKPTKIQKLCLPLIIEGKNVIGSSETGTGKTICYCWGMLQELNKNLYAIFGLILLPTRELVFQIVEQFQLYGNKIGVKILSCIGGFSLIDQRKSILSKPHIVVGTPGRVSDILDDCIDVKNCFKRLKFLVLDEADLLLQKSFEEKLKIILNNIPKEVFGEPRRTLFFSSTITDSINLLIKTFPNDKLILVNANKKQKPLKNLDQRYIYIDSIAQMTYLVYILKNKLTEMSGIIFTANSYKCELIYTVLNSLGSFSIESIHSSKDQRKRMSSLLKFKNGLCKILIATDIISRGIDIPKVAFVINFDFPNDTIQYIHRIGRTARANRKGLSISFVDKKDLKSFNNVKIIMKKKLKPYILNKNEVLTDMLKIGKVVKKAEMMLQEKKDIKKENADLKNSIYLDE, from the coding sequence ATGGAAATTGGATGCCAtcaaatacaaaaaatgaaactaCCCTTAGGCTTTCGAAAGCGATATCGaagatattatataataaaatatttaaataaaaagtttttagaaaataaaaaaagaaatgaaaaagaaaatgaaattgaAAGTGATGAGGCAAGCAATTGTTCTAGTGATACAAATGGACCAGAAAGTTTTGAAGAATTAGGTGTCGATGATtggttaataaaaataagtaaaagtgttcaaataataaaaccaaccaaaattcaaaaattatgtttaCCTTTAATTATTGAAGGAAAAAATGTCATAGGATCTTCTGAAACTGGAACTGGTAAAACTATCTGTTATTGTTGGGGTATGTTAcaagaattaaataaaaatttgtatgCAATTTTTGgattaatattattgcCAACACGTGAATTAGTTTTTCAAATAGTAGAGCAATTTCAATtatatggaaataaaataggagtcaaaatattatcatgtATTGGTGGATTTTCTTTAATTGATCAAAGAAAAAGTATTTTAAGTAAACCCCATATAGTTGTTGGTACCCCAGGTAGAGTTAGTGATATATTAGATGATTGTATAgatgtaaaaaattgttttaaaagATTAAAGTTTTTAGTATTAGATGAAGCAGATTTGCTTTTACAAAAAAGTTTTGAAGAAAaactaaaaataattttaaataatattccaAAGGAGGTATTTGGAGAACCACGACgaactttattttttagctCAACTATTACAGATTctataaatttgttaattaaaacatttcctaatgataaattaattttagtaaatgcaaataaaaagcaaaaacctcttaaaaatttggatcaaagatatatatatatagattcAATAGCACAAATGACTTatttagtatatatattaaaaaataaactaaCAGAAATGTCAggaattatatttacagCAAATAGTTACAAATGTGAACTTATATATACTGTATTAAATTCATTGGGTAGTTTTTCAATAGAATCTATACATTCATCTAAAGATCAAAGAAAACGTATGTCttctttattaaaattcaaaaatggattatgtaaaattttaatagcCACAGATATAATAAGTAGAGGTATTGACATTCCTAAAGTTGCTTTTGTAAttaattttgattttcCAAATGATACTAttcaatatattcataGAATAGGTAGGACTGCTAGAGCGAACAGAAAAGGTTTATCTATATCATTTGTTGATAAAAAGGATTTAAAATCTTTTAATAATGTTAAAATAatcatgaaaaaaaaactaaaaccatatatattaaataaaaatgaagtCTTAACTGATATGCTCAAAATAGGGAAAGTTGTAAAAAAAGCAGAGATGATGCttcaagaaaaaaaagatattaaAAAGGAGAACGCAGATTTGAAAAATTCTATTTACCTTGATGAATAA
- a CDS encoding isoleucine--tRNA ligase, putative encodes MLLKRIKQKGQFIRKFKTLKSEIASVKIEIKKKENNICTVQNIFCEKKKKIYTIVERIGHEHPGNTHKINSPKENKDSKMATKTTFEYVPDNPNIVEEEEKILKYWKHINAFELSNKLSKNRKPYIFYDGPPFATGLPHYGHLLAGIIKDCVTRYFYQSGYSVERRFGWDCHGLPVEYEIEKENNINKKEDILKMGIDVYNEKCRSIVLKYSNEWVNTVERIGRWIDFKNDYKTMDKNFMESVWWIFSQLYKKNYIYKSFKVMPYSCKCNTPISNFELNLNYKDVSDPSIIVGFILLENFPSFPECIEIQKEIDASDSPTKILNEKLQDEKKEEIDFFKKYETLYEPYFSRVKSNELKTSNFDENKKREDFSESTSDTSNKVTEIIAWTTTPWTLPSNLALCVNENLIYLRILNKENNRIFIFAECRMEWVIKELKLKVENICLLNRFKGKYLNGLKYKPLFNNFYEKYNFKENAYRILCDEFVTNTVGTGIVHCAPSYGEDDFRVCEKNKIINPEKSIFIDPLDSNGYFTNEIKEVENMYIKDADIVIKKILKEKNRLLSNNMIVHSYPFCWRSDTPLIYRAIPAWFVRVNNYTDKLVKNNDTTYWIPAHVKEKKFHNWIKDAKDWCISRNRYWGTPIPIWTDEKMEQIICIESIKQLETLSGVTNITDLHRHNIDHITIDDPRGKNYPKLKRISEVFDCWFESGSMPYAKVHFPFYCSDIANSEIDISQVSMHQFNKIFPADFIAEGLDQTRGWFYTLLVISTLLFDKAPYKNLICNGLILASDGKKMSKRLKNYPDPIYILNKYGADSLRLYLINSVAVRAENLKFQEKGVNEIVKSFILPFYHSFRFFSQEVIRYETTYKTTFSFSNKYIYDNNNNIMDQWIFSSIQNLIKSVHFEMKQYKLYNVLPKLLNFIENLTNWYIRLNRDRMRGVIDEINCLMSLNTIYKTLYLFTLMMSPFTPFISEYIYKMLQQVQGFNLVLSLDTHQNIQNDQTDKNDQNKSVHFHMLPEVDDNYTIRYEIIELIEKMKTVIVLGRILREKRKCPNKRPLKSIKILHRENKFFENFDKIANYIKDELNILNIEYSTDISCLTFSVIPNYKKLGTKLGANLKNIQNKIKNMNMEDIKNYEQNKKIIIDNILLEDDDIIINLKHNLNLENIEAISENSITILMDFTSDEQLNNMENSREICNNIQKMRKKLALSQNSPVQMHIFIQNETFKNNMIKETDYILKCLRRNINIINTVDQMEKLQNKFHQETFTVSGQEVIAIFTQN; translated from the coding sequence ATGCTCCTAAAAAGGATTAAACAAAAAGGCCAATTTATCAGAAAGTTCAAAACATTAAAAAGCGAAATAGCTAGCGtaaaaattgaaataaaaaaaaaggaaaataatatatgcacagttcagaatattttttgcgaaaaaaaaaaaaaaatttataccATCGTTGAGAGAATAGGACACGAACATCCAGGAAACACACACAAAATTAATTCACCAAAAGAAAACAAAGATAGCAAAATGGCAACGAAAACCACATTTGAGTATGTGCCGGATAATCCAAATATTGTtgaagaagaagaaaaaattttaaagtatTGGAAACATATAAATGCATTTGAATTGTCCAACAAATTGTCAAAAAACAGAAAaccatatattttttatgatggACCACCATTTGCTACTGGATTACCACACTATGGTCATTTATTAGCaggaataataaaagattGTGTAACtcgatatttttatcaatctGGATATTCAGTAGAAAGAAGATTTGGATGGGATTGTCATGGATTACCTGTTGAATATGAAATAgagaaagaaaataatattaacaaaaaagaagatattttaaaaatgggaatagatgtatataatgaaaaatgtaGAAGTAtagttttaaaatattctaaTGAATGGGTAAATACCGTTGAAAGAATTGGAAGATGGAttgattttaaaaatgattataaaactatggataaaaattttatggaAAGTGTTTGGTGGATATTTAgtcaattatataaaaaaaattatatttataaatcaTTTAAAGTTATGCCATATTCATGTAAATGTAATACACCTATATCGAATTTtgaattaaatttaaattataaagatGTTTCCGATCCAAGTATTATTGTAGGGTTTATACTTTTAGAAAATTTTCCTAGTTTCCCAGAATGTATTGAGATTCAAAAAGAGATAGATGCATCTGATTCTCCAACTAAGATATTGAATGAAAAACTTcaagatgaaaaaaaagaagaaatcgatttttttaaaaagtacGAAACATTATATGAACCATATTTTTCTCGTGTTAAATCCAATGAATTGAAAACATCTAattttgatgaaaataaaaaaagagaagaTTTTTCAGAATCAACATCTGATACTTCTAACAAGGTTACAGAAATAATTGCATGGACAACAACCCCTTGGACCCTTCCATCAAATCTAGCTCTTTGtgtaaatgaaaatttaatatatttaagaattttaaataaagaaaataatagaatatttatatttgcaGAATGTAGAATGGAATGGgtaataaaagaattaaaattaaaagttgaaaatatatgtttgcTTAACAGATTTAAAggtaaatatttaaatggtttaaaatataaaccattatttaataatttttatgaaaaatataattttaaagaaaatgcGTATAGAATATTATGTGACGAATTTGTAACAAATACTGTTGGTACTGGAATAGTGCATTGTGCTCCATCTTACGGTGAAGACGATTTTCGAgtttgtgaaaaaaataaaattataaatccAGAAAAATCAATATTTATTGATCCATTAGATTCGAATGGTTATTTtacaaatgaaataaaagaagttgaaaatatgtatattaaaGATGCTGATAttgtaattaaaaaaatattaaaagaaaaaaacagattattaagtaataatatgattGTTCATTCTTATCCCTTTTGTTGGAGAAGTGACACCCCACTAATTTACAGAGCTATACCTGCATGGTTTGTACGAGTTAACAATTATACTGATAAATtagttaaaaataatgatacaACATATTGGATACCTGCACATGttaaggaaaaaaaatttcataATTGGATTAAAGATGCTAAAGATTGGTGTATAAGTCGAAACAGATATTGGGGAACTCCAATTCCAATCTGGACCgatgaaaaaatggaacaaataatttgtatagAAAGTATAAAACAATTAGAAACACTTAGTGGAGTTACTAATATAACTGATTTACATAGACATAATATAGATCATATAACTATTGATGATCCTAGAGGGAAAAATTAtccaaaattaaaaagaatatCTGAAGTTTTTGATTGTTGGTTTGAAAGTGGTTCTATGCCATATGCTAAGGTGCATTTCCCATTTTATTGCTCCGACATTGCCAATTCCGAAATTGATATTTCTCAAGTTTCAATGCATcaatttaacaaaatatttccaGCTGATTTTATTGCAGAAGGATTAGATCAAACAAGAGGGTGGTTCTATACTTTATTAGTTATTAGTACATTGCTTTTTGATAAAGCaccatataaaaatttaatttgtaACGGTTTAATATTAGCATCagatggaaaaaaaatgagcaaaagattaaaaaattatccagaccctatatatatattaaataaatacgGAGCAGATAGTTTACggttatatttaattaattcaGTAGCAGTACGTGctgaaaatttaaaatttcaaGAAAAAGGAGTTAATGAAATTGTCAAAAGTTTTATTTTGCCATTTTATCATagttttcgttttttttctcaaGAAGTTATAAGATATGAAACAACTTATAAAACTAcgttttcattttctaataaatatatatatgataataataataatataatggATCAATGGATCTTTTCAAGTATAcaaaatttgataaaatcTGTACATTTTGAAATGAAgcaatataaattatataatgttCTTCCAAAGCTTTTGaattttattgaaaatttaaCAAACTGGTATATACGATTAAATAGGGATAGAATGCGAGGAGTTATCGACGAAATAAATTGTCTTATGTCTCTAAATACAATTTATAAAactctttatttatttactttGATGATGTCACCCTTTACTCCTTTTATTTCAGaatacatttataaaatgttGCAACAGGTTCAAGGATTTAATTTGGTTCTATCATTAGATACCCACCAAAATATCCAAAATGACCAAACTGACAAAAACGATCAAAACAAAAGTGTTCATTTCCATATGCTACCAGAGGTAGATGATAACTACACTATAAGATACGAAATAATTGaattaattgaaaaaatgaaaactGTAATTGTTTTAGGAAGAATATTaagagaaaaaagaaagtgCCCTAATAAACGACCATTGaaatcaataaaaatattgcaccgagaaaataaattttttgaaaattttgataaaattgcaaattatataaaagacgaattaaatatattaaacatTGAATATTCTACCGATATCAGTTGTCTTACCTTTAGTGTAATaccaaattataaaaaattaggAACAAAATTAGGAgctaatttaaaaaatattcaaaacaaaattaaaaatatgaatatggaagatataaaaaattatgaacaaaataaaaaaattataatagataatatattattagaagatgatgatattattataaatttaaagcATAATCTAAATCttgaaaatattgaagCAATTAGTGAAAATTCAATCACTATTCTTATGGACTTTACTTCTGATGaacaattaaataatatggaaAATTCTAGAgaaatatgtaataatatacaaaaaatgagaaaaaagCTAGCTCTATCACAAAATTCACCAGTTcaaatgcatatttttattcaaaatgaaacatttaaaaataatatgattaaAGAAACTGACTATATACTTAAGTGTTTGAgaagaaatataaacattatAAACACAGTAGACCAAATGGAGAAATtgcaaaataaatttcaCCAGGAAACTTTCACTGTCAGCGGTCAGGAAGTCATTGCCATCTTTACTCAAaattga
- a CDS encoding nucleotidyltransferase, putative, whose product MDDLYYFIYNEEEPESVKEAKLELHKVLKKNRERPNRVNKPMKEADTVISLVDNPEDIDKNKKEKKIINDVSNTEQNDHIKKKQKTLLRIKNTDRLINAQDNVSDISIYSCSSVSSGSDGSSSINYLSNLDKEKSPSFGKNKSKIMFYRNSINNDDTFDNNGFNGNNNKRKRDGEQNNFNEPWKEKNSKWRKINNEGNGNENEKDILQQFKINYQKLTLLEQKYYKHMMKKLKIRYDNKKKIFFTNDNFTKTFSDVITKNGSDNFNFIGYLEYSFHYLLEWLTSTKEEKLLKLKSLIKLEIIVKSIYPDCKMEVFGSFVTGLSIPSSDIDVCFMDIQQNEIETLTIIGYVLIKLNICRNMRIIKDAKVKILKYTDNESGANVDICINQKSSKESTDFIKKKIKEYIYLRPLVILIKFFLNSRNLNETYTGGIGSFMLCCMVLHFLQIHPLTFDTKIYNNTNLVSLIIEFFYFYNLEYPLNDKCSVLRGLGHVMPRYMRTEYERNNNRLCIENPIDISIDVGANSYKIRYILHIFSHNFCNLVTLIKKLKKQGVPLFRNKYNTIRKGQNDNNFIQGNKLNPNSIFPLFYGNFLNPNNIAFTKRFKNNFPNPLWNIDQFDFAYTQEEKNKLFEMICNDMSSYFLNNSGESIDTVNIFSTIDRAFFFSLDIFSNIFKCI is encoded by the coding sequence atggatgatttgtattattttatttacaatGAAGAAGAGCCAGAAAGTGTGAAGGAAGCCAAATTGGAGCTTCATAAAGTTTTGAAGAAAAATAGAGAAAGGCCAAATCGAGTGAATAAGCCAATGAAAGAAGCTGACACAGTAATTTCGCTAGTTGATAATCCAGAAgatattgataaaaataaaaaagaaaaaaaaataataaatgatgtATCAAATACTGAACAAAATGATCAtattaagaaaaaacaaaaaactttgttaagaattaaaaatacagATCGACTAATAAATGCACAAGATAATGTATCAGATATTAGTATATATTCATGTTCGTCTGTATCTTCAGGGTCTGATGGTTCGTCGtctattaattatttatccAACTtggataaagaaaaatctCCATCCTTTGGTAAAAAcaaaagtaaaataatgttttataGAAATAGTATAAACAATGATGATAcatttgataataatggatttaatggaaataataacaaacGTAAACGCGATGgagaacaaaataattttaatgaaccatggaaagaaaaaaactcaaaatggagaaaaataaataatgaaggGAATGGTAATGAAAATGAGAAAGATATATTACAACagtttaaaataaattaccAAAAGCTTACTTTGTTAGAACAAAAGTATTATAAACATATGAtgaagaaattaaaaataagatatgataataaaaagaaaatattctttacaaatgataattttacaaaaacattttcagatgtaataacaaaaaatggaagtgataattttaatttcataGGATACTTAGAATATtcatttcattatttattagaATGGTTAACATCAACAAAGGAAGAAAAGTTATTAAAACTTAAATCACtaataaaattagaaaTAATTGTTAAATCGATTTATCCAGATTGTAAAATGGAAGTATTTGGATCCTTTGTCACAGGTTTATCTATACCAAGTAGTGATATAGATGTATGTTTTATGGATATACAACAAAATGAGATTGAGACGTTAACTATTATTGGatatgtattaataaaattgaatatTTGTAGAAATAtgagaataataaaagatgCAAAAgtcaaaatattaaaatatactGATAATGAATCAGGTGCCAATGTTGACATATGCATAAATCAGAAATCATCAAAAGAAAGTACcgattttataaaaaaaaaaataaaagaatatatatatttaagaCCATTAGTTATATtgattaaattttttttaaattcaagaaatttaaatgaaacaTATACTGGGGGTATTGGCTCATTTATGCTATGTTGTATGgttttgcattttttacaaattcaTCCATTAACTTTTGATACaaagatatataataatacaaatttagTAAGTTTAATTatagaatttttttatttttataacttaGAATATCCACTAAATGATAAATGTTCGGTTTTAAGAGGTTTAGGACACGTTATGCCTAGATATATGCGAACTGAATACGAACGAAATAACAACAGACTATGTATTGAAAACCCAATAGATATATCAATAGATGTTGGAGCCAATTCTTACAAAattagatatatattacatatttttagtCATAACTTTTGTAATTTAGTTactttaataaaaaaattaaaaaaacaaggGGTTCCTCTTTTTaggaataaatataacacAATTCGTAAGGGgcaaaatgataataattttattcaaggaaataaattaaatccCAATTCtatatttccattattttatgGCAATTTTCTTAATCCGAATAATATTGCTTTTACTAAaagatttaaaaataatttcccAAACCCTTTATGGAACATTGATCAGTTTGATTTTGCATATACacaagaagaaaaaaataaattatttgaaatgATATGTAATGATATGTcatcttattttttaaataattctgGAGAAAGTATAGATAcagtaaatatattttcaactATTGATCGAgctttctttttttccttAGATATTTTCagcaatatatttaaatgtatatag